One window of the Capnocytophaga haemolytica genome contains the following:
- a CDS encoding class I SAM-dependent methyltransferase has translation MKDLFGQALLDYQLGNYTEDIKTETTISEEDTLPLPYLFRSYNEMPSLEQQALQLTRGKVLEVGCGAGSHGLYLQNEKGLEVHSVDISPKAIEACRLRGLQHATVGDVMQLKGSYDTILLLMNGAGMCGRLKQMGTFFAQIKTLLATGGQVLTDSSDLIYMFDQNPDGSYEVPLLFDYYGELDYLVKYKGEIETPFPWMYIDYNTLQNVAVSVGLQCELIAEGAHFDYLARLTHS, from the coding sequence ATGAAAGACTTATTCGGACAAGCTCTTTTGGATTACCAACTTGGCAATTACACAGAAGACATTAAAACTGAGACAACAATTTCAGAGGAAGACACCTTACCTCTCCCCTATCTTTTTCGCTCTTACAACGAGATGCCTTCTCTGGAGCAACAAGCTTTGCAACTCACTCGAGGCAAGGTACTTGAAGTAGGCTGTGGGGCAGGTTCACACGGACTTTACCTACAAAATGAAAAGGGTTTGGAGGTGCACTCGGTTGACATTTCGCCGAAAGCTATTGAAGCGTGCAGATTACGTGGATTGCAACACGCAACAGTAGGAGATGTAATGCAGCTAAAAGGCAGCTATGACACTATTTTACTACTGATGAATGGAGCGGGTATGTGTGGACGCTTGAAGCAAATGGGCACCTTTTTTGCACAAATAAAGACCTTATTAGCCACTGGTGGACAAGTGCTTACCGACTCCTCTGACCTCATTTATATGTTTGACCAAAACCCCGACGGCAGCTATGAGGTACCTCTGCTTTTTGATTATTACGGAGAACTTGATTACTTGGTAAAATACAAAGGAGAAATAGAAACTCCCTTTCCTTGGATGTACATTGATTATAATACTCTACAGAATGTTGCCGTCTCAGTAGGTTTGCAATGCGAGTTAATTGCTGAGGGAGCACATTTTGACTATCTGGCAAGACTTACCCACTCTTAA
- a CDS encoding 7-carboxy-7-deazaguanine synthase QueE, whose protein sequence is MLSSQTQIALRKGEILPVMEAFYTLQGEGFYKGTAAYFIRLGGCDVGCHWCDVKESWEAEKHPILQVRDIVEEALKHSKTIIITGGEPLMWNLDLLTKYLKEGGARIHIETSGAHPLSGDLDWICLSPKKLKLPKEEVFAKTNELKMIIYNNNDFLFAEQMAAKVSSDCLLYLQPEWSKREKVIPKIVDYVMAHPQWKASLQMHKYLEIP, encoded by the coding sequence ATGTTGAGCAGTCAGACGCAGATAGCCTTGCGCAAAGGAGAGATCTTGCCAGTGATGGAGGCTTTCTACACTCTCCAAGGCGAGGGGTTTTATAAAGGAACCGCAGCCTATTTCATCCGTCTTGGGGGGTGTGATGTGGGCTGTCATTGGTGTGATGTAAAGGAAAGTTGGGAGGCTGAGAAACATCCTATACTTCAGGTGCGAGATATTGTAGAAGAAGCCCTTAAACATTCAAAAACGATCATCATAACAGGAGGTGAACCTCTGATGTGGAATCTTGATCTACTTACAAAATATTTGAAAGAAGGAGGGGCACGCATTCATATCGAAACCTCTGGTGCACATCCTCTCTCAGGTGATTTGGATTGGATTTGCCTTTCACCTAAAAAACTTAAATTGCCTAAAGAAGAAGTCTTTGCAAAAACCAATGAGTTGAAGATGATCATCTACAATAATAATGATTTTCTTTTTGCAGAGCAGATGGCGGCAAAGGTAAGTTCTGATTGTCTTCTGTATCTACAGCCTGAATGGAGTAAGCGAGAGAAAGTTATTCCTAAAATTGTAGATTATGTAATGGCACATCCTCAATGGAAGGCAAGCCTGCAAATGCATAAATATTTAGAGATTCCTTAA
- a CDS encoding SPOR domain-containing protein, translated as MRYTFLAIITLLTLPLWGQATDFKVRYEAFLKGDIKIIGNNILNREERRKSANTPYNDRSGKAKLNDVLNMQYTDVDNDPQTFSSSSASFNNEGAEGGKVVYAGLYWAATYPYAAGQLKKDKNTITDNSRQDPSSVLLKIPSKNTYNPVQGTLIYDARNDEKLKSSSPYVYYADVTTLVAEDNSQGDYTVANVRATLGQIEGGSAAGWALVLVYENANSNVKKIITYDGFAAITNEESKTLTFSGFKTPEKGAFQTHIMGATLEGDLNMKDDNVLLSVPASGQYIALQSKLRPARNFFSSVIDNDGKIVSTRTPNSENTLGFDIFRLSIENDKQSLIPNNASSLDLIYSRSFDRYYLFLTALEIENNPKEVPQKVTEIETAKPIAMPLVEVNPTVKPAANTPRVKKLQATDTQRGYYVIVGSFLNINNVEKRVEEMKGFGYDAQVYYNSDQMLNFIYVAYYDNYQQAAQKVEEVRNRTDIPDPWILDVANND; from the coding sequence TCAAAGGGGATATCAAGATTATTGGCAATAACATCCTCAACCGTGAAGAGCGTCGCAAGAGCGCTAATACCCCCTATAACGACCGCTCAGGAAAGGCAAAACTCAACGATGTACTCAATATGCAGTACACTGATGTAGACAATGACCCTCAGACGTTTTCGTCAAGCAGCGCTTCTTTTAATAATGAAGGTGCCGAAGGGGGAAAGGTGGTTTATGCAGGGTTGTATTGGGCAGCTACCTATCCTTATGCTGCAGGGCAGCTTAAAAAGGATAAAAACACAATAACGGATAACAGTAGGCAAGATCCCAGCTCAGTATTACTTAAAATACCTTCAAAAAATACTTATAACCCTGTGCAAGGCACACTTATCTACGACGCTCGCAATGATGAAAAGCTAAAGAGTTCATCACCATACGTCTATTACGCTGATGTTACTACGCTTGTGGCAGAAGACAACTCACAAGGTGATTATACAGTAGCTAATGTACGAGCAACATTAGGGCAGATAGAAGGAGGTTCGGCGGCAGGCTGGGCACTGGTATTAGTTTATGAGAATGCCAATAGCAATGTGAAGAAAATTATTACTTACGATGGCTTTGCGGCGATTACCAATGAAGAGTCTAAAACACTTACTTTTAGTGGTTTTAAGACGCCTGAGAAAGGAGCTTTCCAAACACATATTATGGGGGCTACCCTCGAAGGCGATCTTAATATGAAGGACGATAATGTGTTGCTTTCGGTACCTGCCAGCGGTCAGTATATCGCTCTGCAAAGCAAACTGCGACCAGCACGCAACTTCTTTAGTAGTGTGATTGATAATGATGGCAAGATCGTCAGTACCCGTACTCCCAACAGTGAGAATACCTTGGGCTTTGATATATTTCGCCTCAGTATTGAGAATGATAAGCAGTCTCTTATTCCTAATAATGCCTCTTCACTTGATTTGATTTACTCACGTAGTTTTGACCGTTATTATCTCTTTCTCACAGCTTTAGAAATTGAAAATAACCCCAAAGAGGTACCGCAGAAGGTAACTGAAATAGAGACTGCTAAGCCTATCGCAATGCCTTTAGTAGAGGTGAACCCTACTGTTAAACCTGCTGCAAATACCCCACGAGTGAAAAAGCTACAAGCCACCGATACACAAAGAGGTTATTATGTGATTGTTGGTTCGTTTCTCAATATCAATAATGTAGAAAAGCGAGTTGAAGAGATGAAAGGATTTGGCTATGATGCCCAAGTGTATTACAATAGCGATCAGATGCTCAACTTTATCTATGTAGCTTATTATGATAACTATCAACAGGCAGCCCAAAAGGTTGAAGAGGTTCGCAATCGAACCGATATCCCTGATCCTTGGATTTTAGATGTAGCTAATAATGACTAA